A region of Micromonospora sp. WMMD882 DNA encodes the following proteins:
- a CDS encoding DUF350 domain-containing protein: MQTLVTDLLVTLAYGVVGVLLMAVGYVLVDVATPGRLNELIWTHRNRNAALLLASNLAGVGVIVVAAIVASEDDFALGITGAAAYGVLGLVIMASAFLVLDVATPGKLGEILVDPEPHPAVWVSAVIHLATGAIIAAAII, translated from the coding sequence GTGCAGACCCTCGTCACCGATCTGCTGGTCACCCTCGCCTACGGGGTGGTCGGCGTGCTGTTGATGGCCGTCGGCTACGTCCTCGTCGACGTGGCCACCCCCGGCCGGCTCAACGAGCTGATCTGGACCCACCGCAACCGCAACGCGGCGCTGCTGCTCGCCTCCAACCTGGCCGGCGTCGGCGTCATCGTGGTCGCCGCGATCGTCGCCAGCGAGGACGACTTCGCGCTGGGCATCACCGGCGCCGCCGCGTACGGCGTGCTCGGCCTGGTCATCATGGCGTCGGCGTTCCTGGTGCTGGACGTGGCGACGCCCGGCAAGCTGGGGGAGATCCTGGTCGACCCGGAGCCGCACCCGGCGGTCTGGGTGAGCGCCGTCATCCACCTCGCCACCGGCGCGATCATCGCCGCCGCGATCATCTGA
- a CDS encoding polyamine aminopropyltransferase, whose translation MTSPADPPSYRPRWRAARAAVLLAVFVCAACGLVYELALVALGSYLIGDTVGQASIVLGVMVFAMGVGALAAKPFQPRAAAAFALIELTLALLGGLSVLGLYAAFAWLDLYGPALVGTAFVLGLLIGAEIPLLMVLLQRIREQSAGSAVADLFAADYVGALLGGLAFPFLLIPVFGQLKGALVVGAVNAVAGLALVVTVFRRELSRRAWVTLTAGSVLVALSLSYAWVTARDFEVTARQQLYRDPVVHAERSRYQEIVLTRSVSEVSRQASDLRLFLNGDLQFSSVDEYRYHEALVHPALTGPRGEALVLGAGDGLAVRELLRYPDVRRVTVVDLDPAVVALAREEPQLRRLNGDAFADPRVRVVHADAFGWLRTAAERFDVVLADLPDPDETATAKLYTVEFYSLVRAVLADGGRLVVQSGSPYFAPRSYWSIEASIRAAGFATRPYHVDVPSFGDWGFVLAAPGARPPVLELPADGPPLRFLDADTLAAAGAFPADRRRVDVPASTLLRPKVLEYARAEWRGY comes from the coding sequence GTGACCAGCCCGGCGGACCCACCGTCGTACCGGCCACGGTGGCGGGCGGCCCGGGCGGCGGTCCTGCTCGCGGTCTTCGTCTGCGCGGCCTGCGGTCTGGTGTACGAGCTGGCGCTGGTGGCGCTGGGCAGCTACCTGATCGGCGACACGGTCGGCCAGGCGTCCATCGTGCTCGGCGTAATGGTCTTCGCGATGGGCGTCGGCGCGCTCGCCGCCAAGCCGTTCCAGCCCCGGGCCGCCGCCGCGTTCGCGCTGATCGAGCTGACCCTGGCGCTGCTCGGCGGCCTGTCGGTGCTGGGGCTCTACGCCGCGTTCGCCTGGCTGGACCTGTACGGCCCGGCGCTGGTCGGCACCGCGTTCGTGCTCGGCCTGCTGATCGGCGCGGAGATCCCGCTGCTGATGGTGCTGCTGCAACGCATCCGCGAGCAGTCCGCCGGCAGCGCGGTCGCCGACCTGTTCGCCGCCGACTACGTGGGCGCGCTGCTCGGCGGGCTGGCCTTCCCGTTCCTGCTGATCCCGGTCTTCGGGCAGCTCAAGGGGGCGCTGGTGGTCGGCGCGGTGAACGCCGTGGCCGGGCTGGCGCTGGTGGTCACGGTGTTCCGGCGGGAGCTGAGCCGCCGGGCGTGGGTGACCCTCACCGCCGGGTCCGTGCTGGTCGCGCTCAGCCTCTCGTACGCCTGGGTCACCGCCCGGGACTTCGAGGTGACCGCCCGCCAGCAGCTCTACCGGGACCCGGTCGTGCACGCCGAACGCAGCCGCTACCAGGAGATCGTGCTGACCCGCTCGGTGTCCGAGGTGAGCCGGCAGGCCAGCGACCTGCGCCTCTTCCTCAACGGCGATCTCCAGTTCAGCTCGGTCGACGAGTACCGCTACCACGAGGCGCTGGTGCATCCGGCGCTGACCGGCCCGCGCGGCGAGGCGCTGGTCCTCGGCGCCGGTGACGGGCTGGCCGTACGGGAGCTGCTGCGCTACCCGGACGTACGCCGGGTCACCGTGGTGGACCTGGACCCGGCGGTGGTGGCGCTGGCCCGCGAGGAGCCGCAACTGCGCCGGCTCAACGGCGACGCGTTCGCCGACCCCCGGGTCCGGGTGGTGCACGCCGACGCGTTCGGTTGGCTGCGCACCGCCGCGGAACGTTTCGACGTGGTGCTGGCGGACCTGCCCGACCCCGACGAGACGGCCACCGCGAAGCTCTACACCGTCGAGTTCTACTCCCTGGTGCGGGCGGTGCTGGCCGACGGCGGCCGGCTGGTGGTGCAGTCCGGCTCGCCGTACTTCGCGCCCCGGTCGTACTGGTCGATCGAGGCGTCGATCCGGGCGGCCGGGTTCGCCACCCGGCCCTACCACGTGGACGTGCCCTCCTTCGGCGACTGGGGTTTCGTGCTCGCCGCGCCCGGGGCGCGACCGCCCGTCCTGGAGCTGCCGGCCGACGGGCCGCCGCTGCGGTTCCTGGACGCCGACACGCTCGCCGCGGCCGGCGCCTTCCCGGCCGACCGGCGCCGGGTCGACGTGCCCGCCTCGACGCTGCTGCGACCGAAGGTGCTCGAATACGCCCGCGCCGAGTGGCGGGGGTACTGA
- a CDS encoding metalloregulator ArsR/SmtB family transcription factor — MENVGTALAEMTMPQISPLAGEPIERADAERLAGVLKALADPARLRLLSLIQSAPEGEACVCDLTAPLGLSQPTVSHHLRILTEAGLLEREKRGVWAYYRLVPSAIATIADLLTPPRKRATKKAR; from the coding sequence ATGGAAAACGTGGGAACTGCATTGGCTGAAATGACTATGCCTCAGATCTCGCCGCTTGCCGGCGAGCCGATCGAACGTGCCGACGCCGAGCGGCTGGCGGGGGTCCTCAAGGCCCTCGCCGACCCCGCCCGGCTGCGGCTGCTCAGCCTGATCCAGTCGGCCCCCGAGGGCGAGGCGTGCGTCTGTGACCTGACCGCGCCGCTCGGCCTCTCCCAGCCGACGGTCAGCCACCACCTGCGAATCCTCACCGAGGCCGGCTTGCTGGAGCGGGAGAAGCGTGGGGTCTGGGCGTACTACCGGCTGGTGCCGTCGGCGATCGCCACGATCGCCGATCTGCTCACCCCGCCCCGTAAGCGCGCCACCAAGAAGGCTCGCTGA
- a CDS encoding DUF4178 domain-containing protein has translation MNGTLAYLMATTGCLVAVAGVVVAVIALRRSRRATRPATATGVDPLRDHDADALRGDPRRLRPGDIIEIRQVSYAVRGSLLLTEGEWSWREHLLETADGVRRWLSVEEDPELELVLWTDEPGATVAPGPATVDFDGRRYRSHESGQARWTATGTTGLNPTGGLRYHDYRASGGARLSFERYGDAGWEVARGEQVHRPEVMIYPQSGPEQVG, from the coding sequence GTGAACGGCACGTTGGCGTACCTGATGGCGACCACGGGTTGCCTGGTCGCGGTGGCTGGAGTGGTCGTCGCGGTGATCGCGTTGCGGCGGTCCCGCCGGGCCACTCGTCCGGCCACCGCCACCGGCGTCGACCCGCTGCGGGACCACGACGCCGACGCCCTGCGCGGCGACCCGCGCCGGCTGCGACCCGGTGACATCATCGAGATCCGCCAGGTGTCGTACGCGGTACGCGGCTCGCTCCTCCTCACCGAGGGGGAGTGGAGCTGGCGTGAGCACCTGCTGGAGACGGCCGACGGCGTTCGCCGCTGGCTCTCTGTCGAGGAGGACCCGGAGCTGGAGCTGGTGCTCTGGACGGACGAGCCGGGAGCGACGGTGGCCCCGGGACCGGCCACCGTCGACTTCGACGGGCGTCGCTACCGCAGCCACGAGTCGGGGCAGGCCCGCTGGACCGCCACCGGCACCACCGGCCTGAACCCCACCGGTGGCCTCCGCTACCACGACTACCGGGCCTCCGGCGGGGCCCGGCTCTCCTTCGAGCGGTACGGGGACGCCGGCTGGGAGGTGGCCCGGGGCGAGCAGGTGCACCGCCCCGAGGTGATGATCTACCCGCAGTCCGGCCCGGAGCAGGTGGGCTGA
- a CDS encoding phage holin family protein, with protein MGFLIRLVTSAVALWVATLVVPGVDVGGRSGTGTVLTLLAVALIFGVVNAVLKPVIQVVGCVFYLLTLGLFALVVNALLFLLTDWIARHLDLPFRVEGFWPAFWGALVVAVVTWLISIAVRDR; from the coding sequence GTGGGCTTCCTGATCCGGTTGGTGACCAGCGCGGTCGCGCTCTGGGTCGCCACCCTGGTCGTGCCCGGGGTCGACGTGGGCGGCCGGTCCGGAACCGGCACCGTGTTGACCCTGCTCGCGGTGGCGCTGATCTTCGGCGTGGTCAACGCGGTCCTCAAACCGGTCATCCAGGTGGTGGGCTGTGTCTTCTACCTGCTGACCCTGGGTCTGTTCGCGCTGGTCGTGAACGCGCTGCTGTTCCTGCTGACGGACTGGATCGCCCGGCACCTCGACCTGCCGTTCCGGGTGGAGGGTTTCTGGCCGGCGTTCTGGGGCGCGCTCGTGGTGGCGGTGGTGACCTGGTTGATCAGCATCGCCGTCCGGGACCGCTAG
- the fbaA gene encoding class II fructose-bisphosphate aldolase translates to MPIASPEVYAEMLDRAKAGRYAYPAINVTSSQTLNAALKGFADAESDGIVQVSTGGAEYLSGPSVKDMVTGAAAFAAYAREVAKNYPVNIALHTDHCPKDKLDKFVRPLMAMSKERVARGEEPLFQSHMWDGSAVPVAENLEIAAELLDRAAEGKIVLEIEVGVVGGEEDGVENAINDKLYTTVEDGLAMVDALGLGEKGRYMAALTFGNVHGVYKPGNVKLRPEILNQIQEAVGAKYGKEKPLSLVFHGGSGSLLEEIREALDYGVVKMNIDTDTQYAFTRPVVEHMLRNYDGVLKIDGEVGNKKMYDPRTWGKAAESGLAARVVEACEHLRSTGTTLAK, encoded by the coding sequence ATGCCCATCGCTTCCCCTGAGGTCTACGCGGAGATGCTGGACCGCGCCAAGGCCGGCCGGTACGCGTACCCCGCGATCAACGTGACGTCCTCGCAGACCCTCAACGCCGCGCTCAAGGGCTTCGCCGACGCGGAGAGCGACGGCATCGTCCAGGTCTCCACCGGTGGCGCCGAGTACCTCTCCGGCCCCAGCGTCAAGGACATGGTCACCGGCGCCGCCGCGTTCGCCGCGTACGCCCGTGAGGTGGCGAAGAACTACCCGGTCAACATCGCCCTGCACACCGACCACTGCCCCAAGGACAAGCTGGACAAGTTCGTCCGGCCGCTGATGGCGATGTCCAAGGAGCGGGTGGCCCGGGGCGAGGAGCCGCTGTTCCAGTCGCACATGTGGGACGGCTCCGCCGTGCCGGTCGCCGAGAACCTGGAGATCGCCGCCGAGCTGCTCGACCGGGCCGCCGAGGGCAAGATCGTCCTGGAGATCGAGGTCGGCGTGGTCGGTGGCGAGGAGGACGGCGTCGAGAACGCCATCAACGACAAGCTCTACACCACCGTCGAGGACGGCCTGGCCATGGTCGACGCGCTCGGCCTCGGCGAGAAGGGCCGTTACATGGCGGCCCTGACCTTCGGCAACGTGCACGGCGTCTACAAGCCGGGCAACGTCAAGCTCCGCCCCGAGATCCTCAACCAGATCCAGGAGGCGGTCGGCGCCAAGTACGGCAAGGAGAAGCCGCTCAGCCTGGTCTTCCACGGTGGCTCCGGCTCGCTGCTGGAGGAGATCCGCGAGGCGCTCGACTACGGCGTGGTCAAGATGAACATCGACACCGACACCCAGTACGCCTTCACCCGTCCCGTGGTGGAGCACATGCTCCGCAACTACGACGGCGTCCTCAAGATCGACGGTGAGGTCGGCAACAAGAAGATGTACGACCCGCGCACCTGGGGCAAGGCCGCCGAGTCCGGCCTGGCCGCCCGGGTCGTCGAGGCCTGCGAGCACCTCCGCTCCACCGGCACCACCCTCGCGAAGTAA
- a CDS encoding DUF3151 domain-containing protein, whose protein sequence is MQNLLPEPPATMLPVHDEAEAALAAALETDTDEAYAEVAAGFPTFSAAWAALATRALAQGQVIAAYAYARTGYHRGLDQLRRSGWRGHGPVPWSHRPNRGFLRCLHVLSKAAGEIGEADEAARCAQFLRDCDPAAGDALASN, encoded by the coding sequence ATGCAGAACCTCTTGCCAGAGCCGCCGGCGACCATGCTGCCCGTCCACGACGAGGCCGAGGCCGCGCTGGCCGCCGCGCTCGAAACCGACACCGACGAGGCGTACGCCGAGGTGGCCGCCGGTTTCCCGACCTTCAGCGCGGCGTGGGCCGCGCTGGCCACCCGGGCGCTCGCTCAGGGCCAGGTGATCGCCGCGTACGCCTACGCGCGGACCGGTTACCACCGTGGCCTGGACCAGCTCCGTCGCAGCGGGTGGCGGGGGCACGGCCCGGTGCCGTGGTCGCACCGACCCAACCGGGGTTTCCTGCGGTGCCTGCACGTGCTCTCGAAGGCCGCCGGAGAGATCGGTGAGGCCGACGAGGCGGCCCGCTGCGCCCAGTTCCTCCGCGACTGTGACCCCGCCGCCGGGGACGCGCTCGCCAGCAACTGA
- a CDS encoding DUF2617 family protein, which translates to MLVTLEAPYVDTSAGDLSLALGGPELPALHVLDLALPDGHRLRLRLLGASHQVLLHAPSGGDAPSGGDAPSGGDAPSGGDAPSGGDGRPWGGDPGGVGVVLTETVACLPGRRPELPATVHEPASGYTFSASVLRPEPGGLGRRVARLRAELADDPYALVGVFPGDPDAVTALAVTPDPTGGVTRWRTWHAYPQTNELVLTETVVTR; encoded by the coding sequence GTGCTGGTCACCCTGGAAGCCCCGTACGTCGACACCAGCGCCGGGGACCTGAGCCTGGCGCTGGGCGGCCCCGAGCTGCCCGCCCTGCACGTGCTCGACCTGGCGCTGCCCGACGGCCACCGGCTGCGGCTGCGGCTGCTCGGCGCGTCCCACCAGGTGCTCCTGCACGCCCCGTCCGGCGGAGACGCCCCGTCCGGCGGAGACGCCCCGTCCGGCGGAGACGCCCCGTCCGGCGGAGACGCCCCGTCCGGCGGAGACGGCCGGCCGTGGGGCGGTGACCCCGGCGGGGTCGGGGTGGTGCTGACCGAGACGGTGGCCTGCCTGCCCGGGCGGCGTCCGGAGTTGCCGGCGACCGTGCACGAGCCGGCGAGCGGCTACACGTTCAGCGCGAGCGTGCTCCGGCCCGAGCCGGGGGGCCTGGGCCGGCGGGTCGCCCGCCTCCGGGCCGAGCTGGCCGACGACCCGTACGCGCTGGTGGGGGTGTTTCCCGGTGACCCGGACGCGGTGACCGCCCTCGCGGTCACCCCCGACCCGACGGGCGGGGTGACGCGGTGGCGCACCTGGCACGCGTACCCGCAGACCAACGAGCTGGTCCTGACCGAGACGGTGGTGACACGGTGA
- a CDS encoding DUF4247 domain-containing protein — translation MTYRRWFVVGAAFAVIGALVAAFAIGYGNFSPRGYVEDRYTRANGRDIGRDAIAYTSSKSPSQVADEVTDAWKPADQYVDGSGVYLRYDDDSVVILPVAAGSLILLERLSTAYPRYHSTVGNAWGWGRGSTVRGGGPGSGK, via the coding sequence GTGACGTACCGCAGATGGTTCGTGGTGGGCGCGGCGTTCGCCGTGATCGGCGCGCTGGTCGCCGCGTTCGCCATCGGCTACGGCAACTTCTCCCCGCGCGGCTACGTCGAGGACCGGTACACCCGGGCCAACGGCCGGGACATCGGTCGGGACGCGATCGCCTACACCTCGTCGAAGTCGCCGAGCCAGGTGGCGGACGAGGTCACCGACGCCTGGAAACCGGCCGACCAGTACGTCGACGGCAGCGGCGTCTACCTGCGGTACGACGACGACTCGGTGGTCATCCTGCCGGTGGCGGCCGGGTCGCTGATCCTGCTCGAACGCCTCTCCACCGCCTACCCGCGCTACCACTCCACGGTGGGTAACGCCTGGGGTTGGGGGCGTGGCAGCACCGTCCGAGGCGGCGGCCCCGGCAGCGGCAAGTAA
- a CDS encoding SDR family oxidoreductase: MVTGATAGIGAAFARRLAADGHDLVLVARDAVRLAAFAAELTERHGRRVETLPADLCTEDGCAAVTRRLADAGPVDLLVNSAGIALTRSFLRSGVDDEARLLRLNVDAVMRLTHAVLPGMIGRRRGAVINVSSVAGFGALEPGSTYSATKAWVTNFSESVGQAARPHGVRVMALCPGFTRTEFHQRAGIDTTKMPSWIWLDADDVIDQGLRDLRKGRLVSVPDWKYKLAVVGLRHTPQRLLHRLTRDTRSPAGRRER, encoded by the coding sequence GTGGTCACCGGCGCGACCGCCGGTATCGGGGCGGCCTTCGCCCGCCGGCTCGCCGCCGACGGGCACGACCTCGTCCTGGTGGCCCGGGACGCCGTCCGGCTCGCCGCCTTCGCCGCCGAGCTGACCGAGCGGCACGGCCGCCGGGTGGAGACCCTGCCGGCCGACCTCTGCACCGAGGACGGATGCGCGGCGGTGACCCGCCGACTCGCCGACGCCGGCCCGGTCGACCTACTGGTCAACAGCGCCGGCATCGCCCTGACCAGGTCCTTCCTGCGGTCCGGGGTAGACGACGAGGCCAGGCTGCTGCGGCTCAACGTCGACGCGGTGATGCGACTGACCCATGCCGTCCTGCCCGGCATGATCGGCCGACGACGCGGGGCAGTGATAAATGTCTCTTCGGTTGCGGGTTTCGGGGCGCTCGAACCGGGCTCGACCTACTCGGCCACCAAGGCGTGGGTGACCAACTTCAGCGAGTCGGTGGGCCAGGCCGCCCGACCCCACGGGGTACGGGTGATGGCGCTGTGCCCCGGCTTCACCCGAACCGAATTCCACCAGCGGGCCGGCATCGACACGACGAAGATGCCCTCCTGGATCTGGCTCGACGCCGACGATGTCATCGACCAAGGTCTGCGCGACCTGCGAAAAGGTCGGCTGGTGAGCGTGCCGGACTGGAAGTACAAGCTCGCCGTGGTGGGATTGCGGCACACGCCCCAACGGTTGCTGCACCGGCTCACCCGGGACACCCGGTCCCCGGCCGGACGCCGGGAACGCTGA
- a CDS encoding chromosome partitioning protein, whose amino-acid sequence MVHDDADRVRLPDQQVGPLTERDIEPLWTPDQFPADAGPAWQPSVGLQWAPPPPPPPPPPPEPDGNVQRAGGARGSMESPWAYPPQRPSGPTTDRHPRRVTTEEQARHLTTEDQPSGPAVDPPSPAPPVAPRQQPAHDTGQGWYSPPPPVDPDPADGQRHPAGWAPLPPDPVAARVTAPVSDPFAAQVTAPVSAQVTDPFAVESAPRVFPLSSAGYSDPLWSDGATPTAEDFARRRQARPVDPVATMGVRAVVNRSTLGLVKLPPGRHEQEVKQDVEMVRRNFGGLRQVTVVNPKGGAGKTVAILLLAMTFGQKRGGYVLAWDNNETQGTLGMRAQQDFHSRTVRDMLRDLGQFQGPHGRVGDLSQYVRSQGEGMFDVLASDESATGGEMLTASAFAEIRDVVSRFYKLIFVDTGNNVRAQNWQAAMDATDQLVVTMSARNDSAETAARMLDHLEQSGRQRLVRQAVTVVSMPPSRKEIDLPAIQEHFAARTRAVLLAPYERLIDTGEPIRYGQLSSATRDAWLKIAAAVAEGL is encoded by the coding sequence GTGGTGCACGACGACGCCGACCGGGTCCGTCTGCCGGATCAGCAGGTGGGACCGCTGACCGAACGGGACATCGAGCCGCTCTGGACACCGGACCAGTTCCCGGCCGACGCCGGCCCGGCGTGGCAGCCGTCGGTCGGGCTCCAGTGGGCGCCTCCACCGCCCCCACCGCCCCCGCCGCCGCCGGAACCGGACGGGAACGTCCAGCGGGCGGGCGGGGCACGCGGGTCGATGGAGTCGCCGTGGGCGTACCCGCCGCAACGACCGTCCGGTCCGACGACCGACCGGCACCCTCGTCGGGTGACGACCGAGGAACAGGCTCGTCACCTGACGACCGAGGACCAGCCGTCCGGCCCGGCGGTGGATCCGCCGTCACCCGCCCCGCCGGTGGCGCCCCGGCAGCAGCCGGCGCACGACACCGGGCAGGGCTGGTACTCCCCGCCGCCACCGGTCGACCCGGACCCCGCCGACGGGCAGCGGCATCCTGCCGGCTGGGCGCCGCTGCCGCCGGACCCGGTCGCGGCACGGGTCACGGCCCCGGTCTCGGACCCGTTCGCGGCACAGGTCACGGCCCCGGTCTCGGCACAGGTCACGGACCCGTTCGCGGTGGAGTCCGCGCCCCGGGTCTTCCCGCTGTCCTCGGCCGGCTACTCGGACCCGCTGTGGTCGGACGGCGCGACACCGACCGCCGAGGACTTCGCCCGGCGACGGCAGGCCCGCCCGGTCGACCCGGTGGCCACCATGGGCGTACGGGCGGTGGTGAACCGGTCGACCCTGGGGCTGGTGAAGCTGCCGCCGGGCCGGCACGAGCAGGAGGTCAAGCAGGACGTCGAGATGGTCCGGCGTAACTTCGGCGGCCTGCGTCAGGTGACCGTGGTCAACCCGAAGGGCGGGGCGGGCAAGACGGTGGCCATCCTGCTGCTCGCGATGACCTTCGGGCAGAAGCGCGGCGGGTACGTGCTGGCCTGGGACAACAACGAGACCCAGGGCACCCTCGGCATGCGGGCCCAACAGGACTTCCACTCCCGTACCGTGCGGGACATGCTGCGGGACCTGGGCCAGTTCCAGGGCCCGCACGGGCGGGTCGGCGACCTGTCGCAGTACGTCCGTTCCCAGGGTGAGGGCATGTTCGACGTGCTGGCCTCGGACGAGTCGGCGACCGGCGGCGAGATGCTCACCGCCTCCGCGTTCGCCGAGATCCGGGACGTGGTCAGCCGGTTCTACAAGCTGATCTTCGTGGACACCGGTAACAACGTCCGGGCGCAGAACTGGCAGGCGGCGATGGACGCCACCGACCAGCTCGTGGTCACCATGTCGGCGCGTAACGACTCGGCCGAGACCGCCGCCCGGATGCTCGACCACCTGGAACAGAGCGGGCGGCAGCGGCTGGTCCGGCAGGCGGTGACGGTGGTGTCGATGCCACCGTCCCGCAAGGAGATCGACCTGCCGGCGATCCAGGAGCACTTCGCCGCCCGGACCCGGGCGGTGCTGCTCGCGCCGTACGAGCGGCTGATCGACACCGGGGAGCCGATCCGGTACGGGCAGCTCTCCTCCGCCACCCGGGACGCCTGGCTGAAGATCGCGGCGGCGGTCGCCGAGGGCCTCTGA
- the pyrE gene encoding orotate phosphoribosyltransferase, whose protein sequence is MGDRDDLRKFITDLAVVHGRVVLSSGREADWYVDLRRVTLHHQAAPLVGRVMRELTADWEYDAVGGLTLGADPIALSMLHAAAATERPLDAFVVRKAGKAHGLQRRIEGPDVPGRRVLAVEDTSTTGGSVLTAVEALREAGAEVVGVAVIVDRGAGDAVQAAGLPYRAAYTLADLGLVA, encoded by the coding sequence ATGGGGGACCGCGACGACCTGCGTAAATTCATCACTGACCTGGCCGTGGTCCATGGCCGGGTGGTGCTCTCCTCTGGACGCGAGGCGGACTGGTACGTCGACCTGCGTCGCGTCACGCTCCATCACCAGGCTGCTCCGCTGGTGGGGCGGGTCATGCGGGAGCTCACCGCCGACTGGGAGTACGACGCCGTCGGCGGACTGACGTTGGGCGCCGACCCGATCGCCCTGTCGATGCTGCACGCCGCAGCCGCGACGGAGCGACCGCTGGACGCCTTCGTCGTGCGCAAGGCGGGGAAGGCGCACGGGCTGCAACGCCGTATCGAAGGGCCTGATGTGCCCGGGCGCCGGGTATTGGCGGTGGAAGATACCTCGACTACCGGTGGGAGTGTACTCACCGCAGTCGAAGCGTTACGAGAGGCGGGGGCGGAGGTCGTCGGGGTAGCGGTTATTGTTGATCGAGGTGCCGGCGACGCCGTGCAAGCAGCCGGATTGCCCTACCGGGCGGCCTATACGTTGGCTGACCTAGGCCTTGTGGCCTAA